The following proteins are encoded in a genomic region of Arachis ipaensis cultivar K30076 chromosome B02, Araip1.1, whole genome shotgun sequence:
- the LOC107627231 gene encoding putative receptor protein kinase ZmPK1: MELDTTPLSHSGANSVCRFDLKKGRKCSCVPGYKVKNQSDWSYGCESIFAATSNERKVTFLELGQVEFYGYDAYYLPNFTYTHCESLCLNNSNCKGFQYSYDNGASLFKCYTKTQLLNRHFPGAAGTITYLKVPKGKSFPTSYEDSVIRNSDCSVKIHREYSKKHVSHFVSFLLWFATAIGVLEMACVFVVLFLIKSKQNSSIDPHGHHLATVGFRKFSYSELKKATKEFSQEIRRGAGGIVYKAILSNQRIAAIKKLNNAMQGEGEFLAEVSIIGRLNHMNLIEMWGYCAEGKHRLLVYEYMENGSLADNLSSNTLDQSKRYNIALKTARGLEYLHEECLERILHCDIKPQNILLDSNYQPKVADFGLSKLLNRDVLNNDRNFSMIRETRGYMAPEWVFKLAIIRAKGEEPGIKGKSTNMGYKIMDKTMFLLNTRRLKHGFCSVLLCRGYNYHMNKPIKHRKLINIVTCRES; the protein is encoded by the coding sequence CCCCTCTTTCCCACTCAGGTGCTAATAGTGTTTGCAGATTTGATCTTAAAAAGGGAAGGAAGTGCTCATGTGTTCCTGGATACAAAGTAAAGAATCAAAGTGATTGGTCTTATGGGTGTGAATCCATATTTGCTGCTACATCTAATGAAAGGAAGGTAACTTTCTTGGAACTGGGCCAAGTTGAGTTCTATGGCTATGACGCTTATTACTTGCCAAATTTTACCTACACTCATTGTGAAAGTTTGTGCTTGAATAATTCTAATTGCAAAGGATTTCAATATTCATACGACAACGGTGCGAGCCTGTTCAAGTGCTATACAAAAACACAATTGCTCAATAGACATTTTCCAGGAGCCGCAGGAACTATAACCTACTTGAAAGTGCCCAAAGGGAAGAGCTTTCCCACCAGCTATGAAGACTCTGTCATCAGAAACAGTGATTGTTCTGTGAAAATTCATAGAGAGTATTCAAAAAAGCATGTAAGCCATTTTGTGAGCTTCCTTTTGTGGTTTGCCACTGCAATTGGAGTTCTTGAAATGGCTTGTGTCTTTGTTGTTTTGTTCTTAATCAAGAGCAAGCAGAATTCTAGCATAGATCCACATGGCCATCATCTTGCAACAGTGGGATTTAGAAAATTTAGCTATTCTGAGCTAAAAAAGGCGACAAAAGAATTCAGCCAAGAGATTAGAAGGGGTGCAGGAGGCATTGTATACAAAGCTATTTTGTCTAATCAAAGAATTGCTGCTATAAAGAAACTCAATAATGCTATGCAAGGAGAAGGTGAATTCCTTGCTGAAGTGAGCATCATTGGAAGGCTCAACCACATGAACTTGATTGAAATGTGGGGTTATTGTGCTGAGGGAAAGCATCGGCTATTGGTGTATGAGTACATGGAAAATGGTTCTTTGGCAGATAACCTCTCATCCAATACACTCGATCAGAGCAAGAGGTATAACATCGCTCTCAAAACAGCAAGAGGTTTGGAATATTTACATGAAGAATGCTTGGAACGGATTTTGCATTGTGATATAAAACCTCAAAATATTCTCCTGGATTCAAATTATCAACCCAAGGTTGCAGATTTTGGATTGTCCAAGTTATTGAACAGGGATGTTCTCAATAACGATCGCAATTTCTCAATGATAAGAGAAACTAGAGGGTATATGGCGCCTGAGTGGGTTTTCAAACTAGCAATTATTAGAGCCAAAGGTGAAGAACCTGGAATCAAAGGCAAATCGACCAATATGGGATACAAAATCATGGACAAGACCATGTTCTTGTTGAACACTCGCCGATTGAAACATGGTTTTTGTTCCGTGTTACTCTGCCGAGGTTACAACTACCATATGAATAAGCCAATAAAACACCGAAAGCTAATAAATATAGTAACATGTAGAGAGAGTTGA